From the genome of Marasmius oreades isolate 03SP1 chromosome 1, whole genome shotgun sequence:
CCATCGTATTGGTGGAACCAGGACGAATACCTTGGTCCCGCTACATTGATGCAAGCTTACCGGTGGATTATTGATTCCAGGGTGCGATGCATCTTACTTTCTCTCTATCTCCGCTCACTGTTTTTCTCTATTTTAGGACGCGAAAGGTGCTCAACGCAAGGAGAAGCTACAGAATGAGATGAGCATGTACAGATGTCACACTATTTTCAACTGTGAGGATTCCGTAGGTTATCGGTATTGAACTTGCACTGACCATTTCATGCAGGTGCGCGAACTTGCCCTAAGGGACTCAACCCGGCGCGTGCCATCGCCGAGATCAAGCTCCAGTTAGCAGCGGATTAGGGCCTTTTGAAAAGTTCGTATAACTCTTATCATGTAGCATTTCTTTATTCGTACTTCTCTGGTGGTGTGTACACGTACAGCAACATTGGATGTAATGTAAAGTCGTCAAACCAAACCGCCAATTGTGGTTGGACTTGGCGCACAACGGTCGAACTGCATTAACCTATTTCATGCTCAGCAAGGAGCTGCAACCAAATGAGACTTCGTGCTCCGCTTGATGGCTATTGAGGACGTACCATGTTCGGTATGCCATTTGATATGGGATAGTTGTGATTGCAATTGGGACAGACCATCACACCCTCTTCTACGTGGATCTGGGGAACTAGAAAGTCAGAACCGACGTGAGATAAACCAGGTTTGAACCGTTACTTCAAGCAAAACATGATGTAAATTTTTGAGAAACTCATCGTCCAACATCTCGGGCTGTTCGATAGGCAAAGAAGTGTCACCAAGCTATATAGAAACCCTCATGAATCAGTAAAACAACACTCTTTTGAGTGAGGATCGGACGTACGTGCCTCCTTCGCAGAATCGATGAGAGCTTTCCACTCGAGTTTTGTGAGGAAATGTTTGAgaaaatctgggttgagtTCTGCTTCGCGAATTTCTACTTGTACATCCTTGAACTTGAGGGGGAAGTTGTTGGAATTACAGCCCTTTGCATGGCAAGCGAGGAGATTGTGAGTGATGAGGCGAACCATGGTGAAAAAAAATAAATGGTGTCGGACAGCCGAGGCGTAATAGCGTCATGACTCAGCGAAGATTTTTGTCAGAACAACATGGACTGAAATTGTACGTTCGTTTCTATCTTCCATCGTCCTTTTGATTTATTCACAAGCATGACTTTTTCTGGTGCTCTAGTTCGTCTCTTGCTACCACGTTTAGTCTTCGTAGCACTCACGTCTTGGCTTTTAACTTCGATGAATAGACTCTCACAGATCTGAATGACTTCATCACACCCTCTCAAATATGCATCAAACCAGTCGAACAAGTTCGTTCGcaggatgaagaaggaacgGACCAAGGTACCGCTTCGGTATGTTCTagcatttcctttttgtttcTCCATTCGCTCGAGAACAAACGAGTTACCCGCCCTGGACAGACGGAGATCCGCATCGATTCGAGCGGGGCCTATTACGAAGTCACAACGAGACCCTACGGTGATTCTGCAGCAGAGAACAAGGTCATCAATGGCACATCTTCGACGAGATACGGGGACTCGGGTGGAAAACAGTTGGAGCAAGCACAAGTCAACTTGAATGATTGTTTAGCGTGTAGGTCAGAGTCGTTGATAAATTTTCTACCGGTTTGACGCTAATAGGGGTTTGGACTTTCACAGTGGCTGTATCACCTCTGCAGAATCTGTTCTCATAACACTCCAATCCCACACGGAAGTGTTGAACTTTCTCGAAGAGAACACCTCTATTTCCCCGCCGTCGAAACGGAAGATTCCAGTCATATCAATATCTCCACAAACGCTCGCGTCTTTGGCTGCTTCGATATCATCCAATAGTGCTCAGTCGCGTGTGACACCAAGGCAAGTTCTCCGCCGACTGCGCGTGTTTTGCAAGGAAGTGTTAGGGTTCTGCTACGTATTTGATACAACATTCGCGAGGCATGTGGCGCTTAGGGAGCATTTACAAGAGTTTATTGAACGAAGAGAGAAACATAGAGAGAGGCTCAAAACCGTTGGCGATACGACGGATCCACCTCAATTACCGATGCTATCGAGCGCGTGTCCAGGCTGGATCTGCTATGCCGAAAAGACGCATTCAGAAATGTTGCCCTTTATCTCCAACACCAAGAGCCCACAACAGACCATGGGAACCTTAGTGAAGGAGTGGATGGGGAGGAAATGGGGTAAATTGTGCGCGTCTTGTCACTTCCCACTTGTTTCGATTGACTGATCTGCGGTTTTCCTTTTCTGACTCTTCTTCACTTTTCTTCACATTAATGTTCATTTCCACGCAATCTGTTCGAACGCTTGCGGTGTGCGGATCATACATGGTAGACCTGACGGGATTTACCACGTCACGGTGATGCCGTGCTACGACAAGAAGCTCGAGGCATCAAGGAGTGATTTCTACAACGATGTGTATTCAACACGCGAGGTAGACTGTGTTATCACAACGGGGGAACTAGAAAGGCTTGTTCAGGAAAAGAACTTCAATCTAGCGGCTGCAGTTCCCGGCGAATTGGAACTGCCACCTAGCACTGGCCCTGAATCGTCGATAGGCACGGGTCCGGGAGTGGCGGATTATACATTCCCAGAGCTTTTGCGACACTCGGGGAGTTCATCAGGCTCATACCTCGACACCGTCATGTCTCACGTCATAGAGCGCTCAGAAGTTCCATTAGAGCTTTCTGTGAAACAGATCCGAAACGCTGATTACGAGGAATACGTCCTCAGGAAACGCGAAGGAGAAGTGGTGTTCAAGGGAGCGAAATGCTACGGGTTTAGAAATCTCCAGAACGTAGTGAGGAAGGTCGGGAAGGAAAGTGGCGTCCGAACAGGTGCCGGTGCCGCAGGGAAACTCACCGGTAGAGGAACTGCCGCCAGAAGAGGCAGAAGAGGTGCGATGGATGGATCAAGCGCAAACGAGAATGTAGGCTATGACTACGTCGAGGTTATGGCATGTCCCGGAGGGTGTGTCAACGGTGGCGGACAGTTGAAACCTCCGGCAGCCGCGATGAAAGGAATGTTATTGGACGAAGAAGGGTTCACTCGTGACTGGGGCAGCAACGGTGCGTCAGTCGAAGCGGGCTCCGGAACGCGATGGGGAAACAGGGAATGGAACAAAAAGGTTGAGGAAGTCTATTGGCATGATCTATCAACGCCCTCAGGCTCTCctgatggagatggagaagtcAAAGAAGAGCTTGGGGAAATAAAGATTGCGGGTCAGAGTTGGACAAGCCATATGACAAGGATATCAGATCAGCTTTACATCGATATCACACAGGAACTTTGTCGTTCCGACGCGCTATATTCGCCATTCAGGACGCAGTATCGTGCGGTTGGGAGCGAGGTGATAGGGTTGGCTGTCAAGTGGTAGAATGGTTAGCCGTGCTTTATTGTAACACAATCGATAGACAATAGACAAAGAGTCGACAACTAAATCTAGAGAAATGATGATATGGACTGCCGCCTCCGGCACTACAGCGTGGGTTTTGTAAAATTACCCGACGGATCAGTAGTTTTTGCCGAAACATCATACATAACGTACGCGGCCTCCATTGCCTTAGCCATAGCCATACGCGGACGGTCTCTGGGCTACTCAACCGCTCCATTGTCCGTATGCTTCCGCTCGTGGGCAGTAGGTGTCCGAACCAATATATTGCCTATCTGGCCAGACTATGCTGGGACACACGGTGCTAGGGCGCCAGGGTACACGCGCGTTGATTCATGAACACCCGAACATTCCATTTCCGCGTTGTGTGTACGAACACGCTCCACTATGATCACTGATGTACAACTCGAATCGACTATTGTTGCCATAGGATCCGACCGAGAAAAAGACTCGCCTCTCCACTCTTTTAGACTTTCAATTGAAGCCCCCCAAAAGGAACTTGAACGAAAATAATCCTAGGTGATTAAATCCATCGTAGGCGGAGGTCATGTATTAGTATGAACCGGATATCGTAATAGAATTAGAACCAAAGGTGAGCACTGAGTACTGAGCGCTGACCCTTCTTGCCTTCCGCTACATTTTCACATCCTCTCCACCCTCTCCGAGGGTTCTACAGCGCAGGTGAGAAAGATTCGGCCGACGAAGGGATAGATTCCGGCTTGGGATGTCGTCTCGGCTTGTAGATTATCGCAATAATCAATCCAAAAATGATAAGTAACAGGAGGAAGATGCAACTCCGCCTTCCGGTACTTTTCTGATATCTGTTCAAGTGACGGTATGTCAACCAGTATTTGACAGGAGAGCTAGAACAAGATATAGTTTACCTTGTGGCTGTATTTAGCTCTTTAACGGCTTCGTCCATCTCAACGGCAGTCTGCTCAATGTTATACTCAATACTGTCCAGTAGAGTGCCTTGATCGATGACCAGCGCCGAAAGATCCTTGAATAATTCCGCCAGGGAAGCGATAGACTTTGCGATTTCCGTAAGTTCGCGGTCACGCCTCTGAAGATCTAAAGGATCGGCTTGAGAAAGTGATAGTGACTGAGATTGTGTGTGTGTCTAGAGAGCAATCAGTTCGTCgtgagaaaggaaaggaaccgAAGCAGGCCATGTATTCGACAAGATTCGACGTAGAAGtcaaatgaatgaatgaagCGACAGTTTCAGTTTACGGCAAAACAAAGAAACCAATAGCGTCTTCAGCAAAGTGGCGTTAAATACAGAACGAGACCCACCGCTGCTTCCACGTCGTCATCGACAGCACTCATTCCGGCCGACCCTCGTAGCGATATAGTGCCTGAGGCAATCAATAGATCCTGATTTTTTATCGCATGACCCTGAAGTTCTATGTCGAGAAGTAAGATGAACCCGCACGTCAGTGAAAGCTCAAGGAAAATAGGCAAAATAAGCGACATAGTCGGTCTCATGACTCTGAAATTAATGTGACGTGAAACGCGGCGTAGTAGGGCGCGTTGCGTCTAAAGCACATGAGCTGTAGGACGCGAGGAAAGGACGGAAAAATAACGGGCGACAAGGGGTTAACCAAAAAGAACGCGATACGTACTTTCCATATATATCCTCTGTTTCTTCCGAAAGGTTGCACTCATATCCTGAACCTTCGCGGCGAGAGCACGCTGGACGTTCTTAGCAGCCTGTCCCTCGGACTTTGATGCATCGGATTGTGGAGGAAATAGATGCAGGTTCGTGGGGTTGATTCGTTGAATTAGAGACTGACATGTTCGGAAATCCTATTTCGGGAAAAGAGAGTCAAAAGATTGGATATGATTCCTCGAAAAGTAGTGCAAGCCTTGGTTATATCCGTAGTCATTGCCTCGATTTCCTGTTCCTCGCGAGACCGGTCCGTAAAACCGGGTAGGACATGCTTAGCGTGCAGTTTCTCCAACTGAGCAACTAGGGTGCGAGTAGGCGTAGTAAGGCGCTGTTTGTGACATTCTTAACACGAGACATCCATACTCTTCGCTTGTGTATCTGCAAGAACGAAATGGACTTGTTCTGATATGTCTACCCTGCATAAGGGACAAAGAATTCGAACTGAAGTGATATCTGGGAAAAGAACACGAAGAACTGACCACTTGGGAGGCAGGTCTATATCGACTGAAGTATGATTCGTGGACATAAGACCTTGTTCCTCGTCATCTGCAGTGGCGTCGGGTTCATCATAAgaatttcttcgtcttgaaCGAGAGAACCGAGTAGACGAAGACCTGGAATCACGGTAAGAGAGAAAAAGGCCAGTCCTTGAGCGAGTGGTGACAGCACTGGCGGTGGTGTTCATGGCTTAATGACATAACACGATGCCGTCCAGAAGAGGAAGTTGTGACGGCTGTGATTTCGGCCTGTGACCTCCTGATGTCCGAATCGGCTGTGACAGCATTTCGTGACGTAGTTTCATggaaggaaatttgaactcCGCGCAGCGCGACATTACTATAAAAGCGACCATGTCCCGCCTCGACCGTTGTCCCCCCTTTTCGATTATTCCGACGCCTAAATTTCACCTCAAAGTCTCTATCCATGTGCAACCTTGAGACGTACGTCTTGCTCAGAAAATTTCTGCTCATTTCTCTCATCTTACTTTCGACTTATCTAGGGAGGGCACCAAGTACGGTTGCGGACATTATGTCAAGGTGACTTCCGATCTAACCTCGGCCAAGTCATCGTACGCCAAGTTTACTGTACTTTCTAGACGCGGGATGTAAGGAAACTCGACTGTGGACGTTCTACCTGCACATTGTCCGCTAGGCATCCCGTTAACTGCAAGTCCCCCGAGTGCAATCTCGTGTGTTGTTCCCACTTTCTCATATCTTATTAATTAATCATGCCCGAAATTTATTATAGTATTACGGTCCCGACCGTAAAGAAACTATCACATACACCACCGAAGAATACTGTCCTCCATGCCACTATTGGTTCAAGACCAAACGAGGTCTACGCTGATCTTGCCGACTACCTTTATTCTTGACCGCTCGCCGGTCGACTGCGGTCCGCAATGCTGTTCAATCTTCGAATTCGTGTTCGCCAATAACCTCATCAACCTTATTGTATCCGCCACCTACTTTGCCAGTAATCATCCTGCATGATTTAATCCATACAAATGAACGGCTCACTGTATTATCTGTTTCCTTGCTATCCTAGTTACTCTATCTATCTTGCAGTACTGCAACTGCTTAAATTTTACACCTGTGTATAGTTGTCGTGTAACCTAAATTACACACCGATTGAATACCATTAAACTGTACTTAGATTGTTCTTGCATAGTTCCCTTCAGAATCACCGACGTTCCGGCGGGTACATGCCTTTATACCCGGATAGGGGCGTGAGACCTAAGAACTTCAGGTACTGTATGGCATGATAAACCGTTGTAGTGTCTCGCAGGTGGACAAAGGAAATAGGAACTACTGTACATAGATAGCAGCAGAGGAAGGAACTCCTCTATCAGTGTGGTTTCCAGGGGCCAATGGAGTAACTTCATAAGGGTACAACCTGAGTCTCCCACGAATTCCCTTTCCCATCTTTGTCGACTGGCCATAAATCGTAGTGGTCACTGGACTCAAGCTTCTCTGTTGAGTTGCTCTTACATTCTTTTCATTCACCATCATGTATCCTCCTCAACCGAACCTGGGCAAAGCAACCAGTTCACAAACCTCTTTAATCGACCCGAACCAAAGAAGAGTCCAACTCAACCAAGGAACCTCTGCCGATTTCGCTGAACGTGGTGCTATTCCCGGTATGCCCACCCCGGACACCAGCCCACGACCAGGACTCAGTCGTAATTCGAGTTGGGACATGCTCAAAAGATTTGAGCATTCGTACGAAGAGTTTGATTCCAGAAATGCAAAGGAAAATCATCTAGCATTCGCAGACGGGGATCTACCTCAAAACAAGGTTAACCATTTTCTGCTTACGGTTTTGTAATGGCTATTGAGCTCGCTGTCATAGGTGTCTAAAGTCTACCACTACCTCCTGAATGTATCTATCGTGACGAGATGGTTCCTGTTCATCATACCAGTCATGGGCATCATATGGATTCCTGGTAAGCCCGCATGCTTTAGTATCGAAATGGCTTCCACTaataactggtctagctatCTTGCAATTTACAACTTATCCCAACGGTGAAATTTGGGCAGTGAAGCTATTGTGGTGGAGTATCTGGCTAAGCATTGTATGGGGAGGTGCGTTGCGACCCAAGTCTTGTAAGAGACCCGTTCGCTGAAATGCAAATCTGTTACCAGGCTGGTGGGCCGCTCTCGCTCTATCGCGTATACTACCTGGAATCATCAGGTCTACCATTGGTGTCGTCGCTTTCGGAACGCGGAAGTACATCGACTGGGCTGCAGTGCTTCACCGCTATGTCGCCTTGTTCGTCTGGACTCTTGCGTTGTGGATTTCCTGGCAACCATTGATCAATAGAAGACAACGATCAGACGCCTCTGATAGTAGTAAACATATCATTGACTTCATTTCCAAGCTTCTTTTCGGCATCTACCTCTGTGCAGCGGTTTTACTATTCGAAAAGTTTGCGATTCAGTGGATTGCGGGGAAATTTCACGAAAGGAGCTACGCTGGTGCGCCACACTCGGTCGCTGTTAGCATATTTCCCGAACTGACTCGCGTCTCCAGAGCGTATCGCAGATCAAAAATTTGCCGTCAGGTCTCTCGTTACACTTTATCGAAATTCGTCGGACATACCAGGTCGGACAGACACGCTGAAAGGAGCCGACTCGACTACTGCGCTCAAGACACGAAAATTCTTCAAAAAGGCACTGAAAGGTGTCAGAAATGCTGcgacaacgacaacgacaGCGTTGGGTAACGTGGCTTCAGAAATCGCTGGAAGGTAAAGACCTCGAACTGGTATCGACTTCAAATCCTGATCAACTTCAAACTAGCTCTGTTCTACAACCCAACTCGCCTCAGGCCATGGTCAAAACGGCGCTGGAGTCAGCAAATAAATCCCGTTTACTCGCTCGACGTCTTTTCTATTCGTTTGTCAGACCGGGATCGGATTACCTGTTCGTGGAGGACATCACCAAGTTTTTTGCCTCGCAGGAAGAAGCGGATCGTGTCTTTTCCTTGTTTGACCGAGGCGAGTTCTCAGTCGAGCTCATCAGCAGACCTGACTTTCTCACCTCATCACACAGACGGAAATGGCGACGCCTCCCGAGATGAGGTAGAAATGGCATGCATGGACTTCCATCGCGAACAACTTTCAATCGAGCATTCGATGCAGGATCTGGACAGTGCAGTGGGAAGATTGGACAACATTCTCATGAGTTTATATGTGATCGTTGCGGCGTTGATTATCGCTGTTTGCCTGGTATGTATTCAAATTCACAAGCCACTCTTTCTCTCTAACACTCTCTCGATAGGAAGCGCAATTCACGACGGTTATTACCGGTGCTGGGACCTTGATCCTCGGTATGGACATCATATTTTACCCAATTAAAGACAGATTAACCAACACTGTGTGATATTTAGGTCTGAGCTGGCTGATTGGTGGCAGTCTGACTGAAGTACTCACTAGTATCATCTTCTTGTTCATCAAACATCCGTTCGATGTGGGGGACAGGATTGAAGTCAGCAAGGCTACGTACTCGGTGAAGGAGATCAGATTGTTGACGACTATCTTGGTTGATGGAACTGGTACTACTGTGCAAGCACCCAACAAAGTGTTGAATGATCTGGTGAGTATCATATCTCCGTATTACACCCGCAACTTAGTCGTCTTCACATCTAGTTCATCTACAACATGCGCCGCAGCCCTCAACTGTCAGAAACATTCACGTTCGAGGTCGCGTTTGACACGACGTTTGAACAGCTTGAGCAATTACGGGCCAAGATGTTCTATTTTGTTCAGTCACAGAGGCGTGATTATCTACCAGCATTTGATGTAAATGTTGTCGGTATGTTTTTTTCTGATTTTCCGCTCGAGTTGGGGGCCATCTCTGATTCATAATTCTCCGTTCGATTGTAGATTTCCCAGAACAAGAGAAGATGGTACTGAGCGCTGATATCAAATATAAAAGTAATTCACAACAAGCGGCTTTGAAAGGTATTTGGCTTATCTACAGAGGCACATACGTGTTTAATCAATGTTTTAACTTCCCTTTCTCGTccctctctcctttcttACGCATAGCAAAACGCAGGAACCGATGGATATGTCAACTAAAAACGACATTGGCGGAATTAGGTATCTACGGACCATCTGGAAATCCTGGAGCAACTCCGGCACCGAAACGCTACACTGAAGTCCCA
Proteins encoded in this window:
- a CDS encoding uncharacterized protein (BUSCO:EOG09261P7G), with product MTFSGALTLTDLNDFITPSQICIKPVEQVRSQDEEGTDQGTASVCSSISFLFLHSLENKRVTRPGQTEIRIDSSGAYYEVTTRPYGDSAAENKVINGTSSTRYGDSGGKQLEQAQVNLNDCLACSGCITSAESVLITLQSHTEVLNFLEENTSISPPSKRKIPVISISPQTLASLAASISSNSAQSRVTPRQVLRRLRVFCKEVLGFCYVFDTTFARHVALREHLQEFIERREKHRERLKTVGDTTDPPQLPMLSSACPGWICYAEKTHSEMLPFISNTKSPQQTMGTLVKEWMGRKWGKLPDGIYHVTVMPCYDKKLEASRSDFYNDVYSTREVDCVITTGELERLVQEKNFNLAAAVPGELELPPSTGPESSIGTGPGVADYTFPELLRHSGSSSGSYLDTVMSHVIERSEVPLELSVKQIRNADYEEYVLRKREGEVVFKGAKCYGFRNLQNVVRKVGKESGVRTGAGAAGKLTGRGTAARRGRRGAMDGSSANENVGYDYVEVMACPGGCVNGGGQLKPPAAAMKGMLLDEEGFTRDWGSNGASVEAGSGTRWGNREWNKKVEEVYWHDLSTPSGSPDGDGEVKEELGEIKIAGQSWTSHMTRISDQLYIDITQELCRSDALYSPFRTQYRAVGSEVIGLAVKW